A segment of the Sphingobacterium oryzagri genome:
AATCTCCTCGCCGTGGAGAAACCTTCGTAACCCGTAAAATTACGATGGCGACGGCTGCTATTGCCGTTGGCAAACAAGAATGTCTGTATTTGGGTAATCTTAATTCGCTTCGTGACTGGGGACATGCTAAAGATTATGTCGAAGCCATGTGGCGTATTTTGCAACAAGATGTTGCCGAGGATTATGTTATTGCGACGGGGGTAACAACATCGGTGCGTGATTTTGTGCGTATTGCATTTGCTGAGGTTGGTGTAGAGCTAGCTTTTGAAGGCGAAGCAGAAGCTGAAGTGGCTAAGGTTGTCGCTTGCACAAATCCGGAATATCAATTAGAAATCGGAAAAACAGTTGTTAAAATAGATCCAACCTATTATCGTCCTACAGAAGTTGACCTGTTATTGGGCGACCCTACGAAATCAAAAACAAAGTTAGGCTGGACGCCACAATATGATTTAGCGGCATTGGTTAAAGAAATGGTAGAGTCTGATTTGCATTTGGTTAAAAAGGAATCATATAATGCGCAATGGGAACACATTGTTGGGTAACAGTTTCGGATTTGCATGTGACTTTTAGACAAAGTTTCTAAAGGAAAAGATCTTTGGTAGTAAAGAAAGTTTGGAATAAAATTGAAGAAGGTTTTACGTTCGTCTATTGGGCTTTTATAATTTTAATTAAGAAGTTTTATGTCTGTTTATAAATCCATTGTTAAAAATTTGGCGGCAAATTCATTCGGAATGGGAGTAAATTTTCTGCAGCAGATTGCCATGGTACCTTTATTCATTACCTATTGGGGCGTAGATAAGTATGCTGATTGGATCATTATTACTGCTTTGTCGTCTTTTTTTGCCATGACAGATTTGGGTTTAAATCGGGCTAGCAATAACGAATTCGTCATAAGATATCAGAAGGGAGATTTAGATGCATGCGCCAAGTTACAGGTTAATGCCCTCTTATTCGTTATGTCGGTTTTTGCCTTATTCGTAATTTCTTCAGTACTTGTGGCGTTCGTATGGGGATTTAAGGGTGTGTTAGGTGTAAAAGTTTTTACTGAAACGGAAACCTCTTACGCATTTATTATTTTATTAAGTCAAATATTCGTTACGATGTACGGTCGTGTTTATCACGGTGTATTTAGAGCTACGGCTCGTACTCATATTGCTATTATAACCGACAATATCGTCCGTCTTGGAGAGTTATCAGTACTCTTTTTAGGTATATTTTTTCATTTGGATATTATTGCGCTGCTAACATTGTATTTAGCTCCCTCGGTGTCGGGAGCCCTATTTAAATGGATATACACGCGAAGGATTTTTTCTACAAAGCTTGCGCTGGACGGTTTCGATAAACATACGTTCAACTCATTGATTCGGCCTTCTATTGCCTTTATGATCTTTCCAATGGGGCAAGCAATTTCCAGCCAAGGACTAGTTTTTGTGGTCAACAGTATATTGGGAGCTTCAATTCTTGTTGCATTTACTACAACACGAACGCTGGTCAACTTTCTAAGACAGCTAATGAATATGCTTTCGACATCAGTAAATCCTGAGATTTGTGCAGCTTACGGCAGAGATGACAAAAAAACAATAACGCACATCTACTATAGATCATTAATAATAACGTTTTTAACAACGATGTTTAGCGTTGCCGTATTAATTTTTGCCGGCAAATTTATTTATTATGCATGGACTAAACATGCAGTGGTCTTTGACGCGAACTTTTTCTACGGGATGTTATTTGTTATGTTAGCATCTTGTTTGTGGGGGTTATCGAGCGTAATTCCGCTGGCCACTAACACGCATGCGCGATTCACCTCTGCATTTCTTTTTTCTCAGCTGTCAGGCGTTCTTCTCTGTTACTTAGTGCTAAGTATTAACCCATATCTTTCGATGATACCACTCGTTTTAGGGTTTACTGAAAGTGCTCTGTTTCTTTTCACGTTGAAGGAGAATAATAAATTCTTGGGTATTGATTTCACTAAAATGTATGCGGAGCTGATTTTTCAAACCAAGTTTCTTTTTAACAAAGGACTCAAACTATTGACGAGGTAATTTTACTTAAAACATATACTAATAAGAATGTTTAGAAATATATATAAATTTTTGATCAATAACTTTCGGGTTGTTACAAAGTTCCAATTGTGGAGATTCAGAAATGCATATCCTGTAAAAGTAATAAATGATAATTTTCTTGCAGGTAATCCTACTGTCCACTTTCTACATCGGTATTTGACAACAAATACAGGAGACCGAGCATGCGGATATTACCAATATTTTCTCCCAGAATTTGAAAATTATAAGTGTGTTGTTCACGATATCAATAATGTTAAGTTTCATTTAATCAACTCTGAAGATATAGTAATTATCGGTGGGGGCGGCCTACTCAATGCCACCGCAGAATGGAATTATAGTATCGATAAAGCAGCAAAGATTGCTGGAAAAGCTGTTATATGGTCTGCCGGATTTAACTCAAAGGTTGGGAAGAAAATGAGAATAACCATTGATTGGACCAAATTTGACTTAATATCGGTTCGTGATTTTTCTTACGAGGATTTTAGGTACGTTCCCTGTGCGACATGTGTTATGCCTAGCTTGCAAAAGGTTTATGACGTGAAGAGAAAGATTGGTATAGTTGCTCATAAAGATGTTTTGCATCATTTGCCGGAAGGAATGACTGATTATGAAATGATTACTAACAGTGTTTCTCTTGAAGATTTTGTAGCATTTATAGGAAGTTCCGAAATTGTACTCACCAATAGTTATCATGCCGCCTATTGGTCCTCTTTGTTGAAGAAAAAATGTGTTCTCTTTGCTCCGAGATCGGAAAAGTATGACTTCTATAAATATCCGCCAACATTATTCTCGGGAAATTTGCTAGCAGATATAAATAGCGCTTCGATTTATCCAAATGCTTTAAATGAAGCGAAGCAACTCACCTTAGACTACGTTAAAGATATCAAGAGACTTCTCGAAACAGAAGCGAATAAAAGTTAAATATTATTTAAAAGTAAATTTAGAATTTAAAATATTGATAAAGCATAAAGGGATGAAAGTATTGTCTGTAGGAACTATGGTTGGATTATCTAATACTTGTCTACACCGTCATTGGGCATTGGAAAAGATTGCTGATGAGATTTATGTGGTTAATACACGCTCGGAGAAAACTTCATTCTTTTATAAAATTGCTAATTATTTATTTCAAAAAGGAATTCCAATCCGTTTGCCTGATGATTGCAATGCAAATCAAGAGATAAGGAACATAATTGATCAGAGCGGTAAGGAAGCGTTTGATGTGCTATGGATCGATAAAGGAATAACCATTAATCCTGATACTTTAGCACATGTAAGAAGATTGTCGCCTAAAACTAAGATCGTTAGTTATTCACCGGACAATATGGCCCTTAAACACAATCAAAGCCAAAATTATTTAAAGTGTGTGCCACTTTACGATGTACACTTTACTACAAAATCATACATTTTAGAAGACTTGAAAAAACTCGGAGCCGTTCGCGTTGAATTTACCACTAAACATTATGAGCAGACATTCCATTACGAACGGGATCTCGCTAAAGAAGAAATGGACCGTTTAGGTGGAGACGTCGGTTTTATCGGAGCATGGGAAAAAGAACGTTGCGAAAGTATCTTGTATTTGGTAAATAATGGTATAAAAGTGAAGGTCTATGGTGATGGGAAATGGAATGATTATAAAAATATCGAAAATTTGGAGATTAAGCCTGGAGTTTATTCTGAAGATTATTCTAAGGCACTCCAATCATTTAAGATATCGTTATGTTTCTTACGTAAAATGAATCATGATTTGCAAACGTCGCGTACTATGGAAATTCCTGCCTGCGGAGGCTTTATGTTGGCGGAGCGAACGATAGAACATTTGGAATTGTTTGAGGAGGGAGAAGAAGCAGAGTACTTTTCTTCAAATGAAGAGTTACTAGAGAAATGTAGGTATTATTTGATAAATGACGATAAAAGACGAAGTATCGCCAAAGGTGGAAAAAATCGTTGTGCTACATCAGGATATTCAAATGAAGAATCAATTAGGCGTATGCTTAAAATAGTTTTAAATGAGAAGGTATAAGATTAAAAAACGATACGATGGCGAAGTGATTCCTCTAATGAGGAAATTTTTTGATATTGTATTGGTTATTTCTTTTATTGGTGAAATGGTGTTTTTCCCGTCCTCCGCTAACTTTGTAGGATGCTTGATGGAAGTTATTGTTTGGTCAATATTTCGATTCTTTTTTTTGAAAAGGCAGATCATACTGGAACATCCTTTTTCGTTTTTAGCCTTTTTATCATTTTTTCTCGCTCGCTATATTCCTTTGCCAGCGACATTGTTGGAGGGAAAGCCCATCACATACGGTTTTGAAGTTCCTTTTCAAACATTTTTCTGGGAAACAATCATCTTTATAGTCGCTTCAATGGCTTTTTACGCAAGCATTAAGGGAAGTATAAAGCAAAACAATTTTCTTAAAAATATTATGTACAAATACCATTTTTTCCGCACGGATGCTATGACCCTATGGGTAATGGGAGGGATAGGAATGGTTATAAAAATCCAGCAACTATCAGTAGCTGGAGATGTTGAATTCGGAGATGTAGATAATAAATTTTTAGCGGGTTTAGTATACCTTCAATATGCGCCCTTGATTATGTTATTTCCTTCATTATCGCATATTTCATTTGATAGTCGAAGAAATAAATTCGTTTGGTTGTACACAGCATTACTTTTCATTACGAGCTTCGCCACCAATAGTAGGCAATCGATGATTTATCCGATTTTGACGATATTATTGTTGTTTTTTCTGTATTTGCTAAAACATAAAATTTCTCCATTTCGACTGTTTTCTCCAGCAAAGTTAGTCGCCGTTAGCATGATGATCTTTTTTGGATTGGGTTTTCTCTCCGATATTTCTCTCGCTATGTTATATAACCGTAGTAGTCGAGCTGAAATCGATAGGGCTGAGCTCTTTGAACAAACGATCCAGACATTGCAAAATGATGAGACTATGGAAGGATTGAGAAATGTATCCCTAGAAGAGAATGCTAGCGTAAGTTCTTATCTCGAGGGATGGGACGAAACCTATCTTAGCAACTTTATGTTGAATCGATATGGTAACATCCGTGTTTCGGATCAAACTCTTTATTACGCCGAGCGGATTGGTTTTGCTAATGAAAAAATGCAAGTAAGTTTTTTCTCTAAAGTTATTGCTGTATTTCCATTGCCCGTATTGAATTTTCTAGGAATACCATTTGATAAAAATGATTTTTTATATTCTCCTGGAGATATGCTTTATACGCTTGCTGGAGGAAGTGGTACGACGCTTGGGGGGTTTAGGGTAACAAGTCTGGTAGCTGATGGGCTTGCTACCTTTGGATATTGGTGTTTCCCGTTAATATTCATATTGCTATTTGGGGCATTTAAACTTCTTGATTGCTTTGTCTATTATCAAGATGGTCGGATTATATACTCAACACTGGGCTTAATAAACGTATTTGGTTTTTTGGGAATGTTTCGAAATTCTATCGGATGTATTGTTATCGTGACATATATAATGAGAGGATTTTGGCAGCAATGCTTCACCTTTTGGATAGTTGTATTCTTAATCCATTTAATTCCATTTCGGAAAAATAATAAGTAAATATTAAAGATAAATTTACTAAGAATAAATAATGAAAGTGTGCTACATATATAGGGAGAAGGAGCGAAAAGCGCATAGTATCGAGTTACTATTCGATACTATTTCGCGAGAAGTTCGGGCAAGTGGAATTCAGGTTGAAAAATGGTATAAACCACTTTCCAATTTAAAAGCGATTCTCTCCTTGAGAAGATTGAATGCCGACATTTATCATATAACTGGAGATTGTTATTACCTGTCATTATTTCTTCCGTGGAATAGGACTGTTATGACAGTTCACGATATTGGAATGTATAAAAATCATCCGAAAACGCTAAAAAGACGGTTTTTTGCATTTGTTTCATTTGTTCTACCCATGAGACTGCTTAACTTTTGTACTGCTATTAGTGAATTGACGAAAGGTGATTTGGTTGATATTTTAGGTGTCAATCCGAATAAAATCCTTGTTATCCCCAATCCATTAGTACATCCCATAGCATTTACACCTAAAGATTTTAACACGGAATGCCCAACAATATTACAGATTGGTACCGGAAATCACAAAAACCTGATTGGACTAATCGAATCTGTAAAAAATCTACCGTGTAAATTGGATATTGTAGGTAAGCCTTCGGATTATTTAATCAAATTGATGGATGATTATGGCATCGTTTACAGTCTCAGTTCGAATATAACAAATGAACAAATTTTGGAAAAATATCGGATGTGTGACATCGTTTATTTTGCTTCTCTTTCCGAGGGATTCGGACTTCCAATATTGGAAGCCCAGGGAATTGGTAGGCCTGTCATTACAAGCGATATGGAGCCCATGCGATCAATTTGTGGAGGGGGAGGCGTGCTCGTAGACCCGTTAAACTATGAGACAATTAGAGCGGCAATCGAAATGTTAACGTCTAATGTTTCTCTGCGAGAGCAACTCCTTCAAATAGGTTTAAAAAACGTTGAGAAATATAAGGTAAAAGACATCGTAAATCAATACTTGAATTTATACAATAATTTAAAACATGAAAAGCATAGTTTTAGTAACTAATCACCTCACACCATACCGAAGGAAATTCTATGATGATTTTTATGAGGCATGTCGTGATATAGGAATAACGTTTACGGTTTTATTGATGACCAAACGTGAACCTAAGCGAAATTGGGACTATGATAGTCTTCGTGTGAATTACGCAGTGTTAATGAAAGACATTCACATTACCTTTCCGATAAATAACCATTTAAATTTGGAGGTTAATAAACAGTTAGAAAAGCTAAATCCAGATTTAGTGCTTATGGCGGGAAGCTATATGTATCTAACAAATTGGCTCGTTTTGTTCAAAAAAGCAAAACGAAATTATCCGGTAATATACTGGAATGAGGCTCACTTTGAAGAGAAAAGAGATTACGGTTTTACTATTTTAAAGGTTAGGGATTTAATTAGAAATACTATTTTTCCTCGGTTTGACGGCTTTTGGTTTAGTGGCAGTCTATCAAAGAAGTTTGTAAACTATTATGGCCGAAAGGAAGCGAAAAATTATCTTTTACCAAACTTTGTGGATAATGACTTATATACGCAAACAAGAAGCCGATCGAAAGAAGATCGGATTACAATAAGAAAGAATCTAAATATTCCTATTGAATCTAAAATTGCTTTTATACCAGCAAGACTTTCTAAAGAAAAAGGTATCGATTTATTTTTGCGTATTTTAAAAGAATGTAAACTGCCCAATAATTTAGTTTTTTTAATTGCGGGAACAGGAGACTACGAAGATGTAATCGCTGATGCGATTAATAATTTTGACGTTGATGCGAGATTACTCGGCTTCCAAAAACAACCTCAAATGTTGGATTTATACAGCATAGCTGATTTTTTTGTCCTTCCCTCGTTGTCTGATCCTAATCCATTGACCTGTATAGAAGCGTTATGGTGTGGTCTACCTCTTTTGGTTACTGTCCATGTTGGAAACAATCCTGAGGTAATTAGTGAAGGCGTTAATGGTTACGTCATAGATTACAGTCAAAAGGACGCAAGCACGTTAAAGATTGAACAGTTTTTTAACGCCAATAATGACTGGCTTGAAACTGCAGCCAAGACTTCGGTTTCTATAGCAGAACACTACTACGATCCGAAATTAAGAATACCTCAGGTATTAAAACAAATGAAAACAGATTTTGCCTAATTGTCATGATTAATAAAGCTTCCTTACCTGCGCGAATAGATTGGATAGATATTGCTAAAGGAATATGTATGTTCTTTATAATATTGGCTCATTCTGGATATGTTCCTGCTTTGATCGATAGGTTCTACAATTCTTTTTTCTTATCTGGTTTTTTTATGTTATCGGGGTATTTGTTTCACAATCCGGAAAAGCCTTTTTCTTTAACCATAAAATTGAAAAAAATAATAGACACGTTGGTAATTCCTTACCTGCTCTACTGGATTATCAGTTTTTCTATCGATTCAATGCTGAAGGGAGATTTTTTGTTCATGAAAGAGCTGCTTATACACATCTTGAAAGGCGACAAATTGTGGTTTATGTCTGTGTTAATCGTTTCGGAGATTTTTTTAGCGATAGTTTTATCCAGTAAATATGTGCATTTATCATTACTTCTCTTTTCTGTAGCTTCCCTCATCCTATGGCATTTTTTTAAAGATTATGATTTGATATGGTTTCTGCAGGTATCATTTATTGCCAACGTATTTTTGGTAATGGGTTATTTTTTTCGATTGTACAATAGGTTGTTTTTAGATATTGTACATAGGAATGTATATTTTGGTCCAATAGCACTCTTGTGGCTAATTTGCTTTGGTATTCATAATTACTACGGTTTCAAGATAACATTCAATGGCAATTCATTTGGCAATATATTTTATTTTATTGTCTACGCTTTGACAGGTTCATTATTGGTTTACAAAGTATCATACAAAATCAGCGATATTACCGTTGCTCGGATATTTTTCGTTTTTATAGGAATCAATTCTTTACTGTTTTATTTTTTCCAAAACCAAATTTTAAGAATATTGAAAAAAATATTTTTTTCATTTACTATGGAAAAAAACTATTTCTTACCATTCTTAATTGCTTTTTTGGTGATCGCTATATTGTACTATCCAATCAAACTCGTTAATAGATACTTCCCCATTTTGACAGGGAAATCGAAATTATTCACAAAATGGTAATCGTTTTTATTTTAAATATTGGTAACGCCATACATAATCGCTGTTCGTTACCCGAAAATCACTTATGGTTATGAAAATCCTTCGCGTAATACCTTCCATGGACCCAAGGCATGGCGGTCCGAATCAGGGAATCCGAAATTCTATTCCCGCTTTACAGCAGTTGGGTGTTGAAAATGAAGTGGTGTGTATGGACGATCCAAGTGAACCTTTTTTGCAAAACGTATCGTTTGTAATTCATGCTATTGGAAAATCGAAAACGGGTTGGGCATATAACTCTACTTTGTCAAGCTGGTTGAAAAATTATATCGCTGATTACGATGTTGTTATTGTGCATGGGCTATGGCTTTATCATAGTTTTTTAACGATTCGTATCGCCGGAAAGTTAAAAGGCAAAAAGCCTAAGATTTACGTTATGCCGCATGGTATGTTAGATCCTTGGTTTCAAAAAGATAAAAGCAGAAGATTTAAATCATTGCGTAATGAAATATACTGGAATTTAATAGAGAAGCATGTTGTAAACAATGCGGATGGACTCTTTTTTACTTGTGAGCAAGAGTTATTATTGGCGCGTGAAACATTTAAAGGATATAACCCTAAGAAGGAATTGAACGTAGGATATGGAATACAAGCCCCTCCTGAATACATGGAGAAATTCGTTCAAACGGTAGCGGGAAATCCGTATTGGCTTTTTTTGAGTAGGATTCATGAGAAGAAGGGAGTTGATCTACTTATTGGAGCTTATAAACAATTGAAAGAGCGAAATCCTGATATTCCAGACTTGGTTATCGCGGGACCTCTGGAGTCTAGTTACGCAAAAAATATTGTCGGAATGGCAGGTGGAGACAATAAAATTCATTTCCCAGGTTTGTTACAAGGCAATGATAAGTGGGCAGCTTTTTATGGCGCCGAGGTTTTTATTTTACCAAGTCATCAAGAAAACTTTGGTATTGCAGTCGTAGAAGCTTTGGCTTGCGGCGTACCAGTTTTAATTTCAAATCAGGTAAATATTTGGCGTGAAATTGAAAATGGGGGCGGAGGGATTATTGCAGAGGATACGCTAAAAGGTACTTATACAGCAATGGAGAAATGGTTGAACTATTCACTTGCTGAAAAAAACAGGTTTAAACTTTCCGCTAGGGAAGTTTTTTCTGAAAATTTTAGTATTGGAAACGCAGCGAATAAGATGACTGAAATAATTTTTAGTGAGGTAGGAAATGCCAATAATTTTAAGTGATTTAGGATATAATTTTCGAAGAGCGAACTTGTCTACTATTTTTTACATACATAGTGTTAGTGATATAAAAATAATTAACAATGCCATTAGACGATATTAATAAAGATACATATACAGGCGCCTCTTTTTCTGTTAGAAATCGACTAGCGAGGATGTTGTGGGGAATTATTTATATAATTCTTTTTAAATATTCACCCAGGCCATTTCACGAATGGCGATCGTTTCTACTTAGGTTATTTGGTGCTAAAGTCGGAAAGGGTGTTCATGTCTATCCAGGAGTAAAGATTTGGGCTCCTTGGAATATCGAGTTTGGTGACGAATGTGGTGTAGGTGGTGGTGCAATTTTGTACAGTCAGGGGAAAATAGTGTTAGGAAAGCGCAGCATAATCTCTCAAGGCGCTTATCTCTGCACGGGCTCACATGACTATACCAAAATTGGACATCCATTAATAACCTCGCCTATTGTAGTAGAATCTTTTGCTTGGGTTGCTGCTGAAGCTTTTGTTCATCCAGGCGTGACAATTGGTGAAGGTTGTGTGATTGGCGCTCGCTCTGTCGTGATAAAAAGTATGCCCGAATGGACGGTATGTGCAGGAAATCCCTGTAAAGTTTTAAAAGCCCGAGTTATAACTGATAATTAAATGTTGTTATGAGTCGATTAGATGATTTAGATTACACCAAAGGTATTTTAATACTCATTATGGTTTGTTTTCATATTAATGTGGGGTACTTGAGTAAATACGCCGATTTTGTGTATTCATTTCATATGCCTGCATTTCTTCTGCTTTCTGGCTTATTTTTAAGTTTAAATAACGACTTGAAGCCATGGTTCATTAAATTATTTCGGGGTTTGGTAATACCATATGTTTTTTTTGAACTTTTATATGTTGTATGTTTATACGTAATAGGTCGTTTCGGCATAAATTTTTCAAATAAGATTGATGAATTGGATATCTCTACAATCTCAAAATTTTTATTTGTAAACCCAATTGGGGCATTTTGGTATTTTCATACCTTAATTATATGCACATCAATAATATATTTTATACACAAGTTTGTAAAATTGGACTTGTTAAGTCGGACAATAATATTCTTGATAATAAGTTGGTGTATTGATAATTTCCTAATTTCTGGATTTCGATTTGAAAATTCCCTGTTTTTCATAATGGGTTATTTCTTTAGTAAATCAGATTTTACTATTCCTCCATCATTACTTTCAATATTGGCAATCGTTTTGATCTTTTTTAATGGTGACCATCATAGAGGAAATGTGGAGTCTATTTCGACAACAATTTTGATAATATCATTCTTAACAGCTTTTTATCGTTATTTACCATCTACTACGTTCACTAAAACCTTTACTTATTTTGGTAGAAATACCTTAATTATAGTCCTAATACATCCTATTTTTATTAACTTTTTTAAAATGTTTCAGAAGTTTTTTTATGAATTTGATAACACTTTAATTATCTATTCGGTTGTAAATTCTTTACTGACAATATCATTATGCCTTCTATCAGCCTACGTAATGGACTACATAGGTATTAGTAAAGTTCTATTTGGGAAAAAAATATACAGTAAATATTTAGCTTAATGGAAATCTCCACAATTATATTAACGTACAATGAAGAGAAACACATCGAAAGATGCATTAAAAATGCGCAGCGTTTTTCCAAATATGTCTTTTTGGTAGATTCCTTTTCAACAGATCGAACCAAAGCGATTGCAGAATCATTGGGGGCAATTGTTTATCAAAACAAATGGGAAAATAATTACGCCCGGCAACTGAATTGGGGTTTGACTAACTTACCGATAACAACCCCTTGGGTATTTCGGTTGGATGCAGACGAGTATCTGTCTGATGAATTAATATCGGAAATACATCAGGAATTTCCGCATATTCCGTCAACTGTTTCGGGGATCGTTATGGAACGAAAAATGGTTTTCTTAGGAGAGACCATTAAGAAAGGAAACGTGCAGTGGAATATGCTTCGTCTTTTTCGCTATGGAAAAGGTTTTTGTGAAGAGCGCTGGATGGATGAGCATATAGTATTGACCGAAGGAAGTTCCGTTCAATGGAAGAATTGCTTTTATGATGATAACCTGAACCCATTGGGCTGGTGGATCGCGAAGCACAATGGCTATAGTATTCGCGAAGCGATTGATCTTCTTGATATTGAGTTAAATTTCCTTCCGAAAGAAATTAGTGACTTTTCTGCCGAGATGTCAAAAGATGCCGAAGAAAAGCGATCGAAGAAAAAGAAGTATGCGAATATGCCGCTTTTTTGGCGGAGTTTTATCTACTTCATCTACCGTTACTTCTTTAAATTAGGATTCACCGAGGGTAAAGAAGGATTTTTGTGGCATTTTTTACAAGGCTGGTGGTATCGTACTCTAGTCGATGCTAAAATATATGAGATAAAAAAGCATTGTGGGACAAATCCAGATAAAATCAAGGCTTTTGTAAAGGAAAATTACCAAATAGATTTAGGTTAAGGCGGCTATGAGAATTTTAATACACGGTATAAATTATGCGCCCGAATTAACCGGCATCGGGAAATATACAGGCGAAATGGCGGAATGGTTGGCTGGGCAAGGACACGAGGTGCATGTATTGACGGCGGTTCCGTATTATCCAGAGTGGCAGGTGCACGAAGCTTACAAAGGTAAGCGCTGGCATACGGAACACTTGAATGGGGTACAGGTGCATCGCGTGCCATTATATGTGCCCGCAGAAGTGAGCGCAGCGAAACGGATCATCCACGAATTTTCATTTTTGGCGGCAACCTTACCCTTTTGGTTGAAAGCGTTTTTCTCCAAAAAATTTGATGTCGTTTTTTGTATTGCTCCTCCATTTCATTTAGCTGCTATGCCCTGGTTGTATAAAAGCTTGCGGAAAAGTATCTGGATCAACCATATCCAGGATTTGCAGGTTGATGCCGCAAAGGATCTGGGGATGATTAAGAATAAAACCTTTTTGAAATTGATGTTCGGTCTGGAACGTTTTTTCTTACAGAAAGGCACTCGGGTATCCACCATCTCCGAAGGCATGCAAAAGAAAATTTTAGCAAAGCAAATTTCCGGCGATCGCATGTTGTTTTTCCCAAACTGGGTCGATGGCAACGTTGTCTACCCTTTGCCTGTAGAGCAGTCTTTGCGTGCGGAGTTAGGCCTTTCGCTAGATGATAAAATTGTCTTATATAGTGGAAATTTAGGCGAGAAGCAAGGTTTGGACGCCATCATCCGTGCCGCCAGCCAATTTCGGGATGATACAGCCGTTAAGTTTGTGATTTGCGGATCTGGCGGAGGAAAAGAGAAATTGATGCAACAAGCGAAAGATAGTGGTTTGACAAACGTCTTCTTTTTTCCGTTACAACCTTATGAAAAATTATCTGCTCTATTAGCAATAGCCGATATCCATTTGGTTTTA
Coding sequences within it:
- a CDS encoding glycosyltransferase family 2 protein, whose translation is MEISTIILTYNEEKHIERCIKNAQRFSKYVFLVDSFSTDRTKAIAESLGAIVYQNKWENNYARQLNWGLTNLPITTPWVFRLDADEYLSDELISEIHQEFPHIPSTVSGIVMERKMVFLGETIKKGNVQWNMLRLFRYGKGFCEERWMDEHIVLTEGSSVQWKNCFYDDNLNPLGWWIAKHNGYSIREAIDLLDIELNFLPKEISDFSAEMSKDAEEKRSKKKKYANMPLFWRSFIYFIYRYFFKLGFTEGKEGFLWHFLQGWWYRTLVDAKIYEIKKHCGTNPDKIKAFVKENYQIDLG
- a CDS encoding WcaI family glycosyltransferase; amino-acid sequence: MRILIHGINYAPELTGIGKYTGEMAEWLAGQGHEVHVLTAVPYYPEWQVHEAYKGKRWHTEHLNGVQVHRVPLYVPAEVSAAKRIIHEFSFLAATLPFWLKAFFSKKFDVVFCIAPPFHLAAMPWLYKSLRKSIWINHIQDLQVDAAKDLGMIKNKTFLKLMFGLERFFLQKGTRVSTISEGMQKKILAKQISGDRMLFFPNWVDGNVVYPLPVEQSLRAELGLSLDDKIVLYSGNLGEKQGLDAIIRAASQFRDDTAVKFVICGSGGGKEKLMQQAKDSGLTNVFFFPLQPYEKLSALLAIADIHLVLQKASAADLVMPSKLTGILAAGGCAIVTAQPGTTLFDVVHEKQMGVVVAPEDDLALSEGIRKGLYTDTTAYKINARTYAEHYLAKQRILEKFERDINALMV
- a CDS encoding WcaF family extracellular polysaccharide biosynthesis acetyltransferase, translating into MPLDDINKDTYTGASFSVRNRLARMLWGIIYIILFKYSPRPFHEWRSFLLRLFGAKVGKGVHVYPGVKIWAPWNIEFGDECGVGGGAILYSQGKIVLGKRSIISQGAYLCTGSHDYTKIGHPLITSPIVVESFAWVAAEAFVHPGVTIGEGCVIGARSVVIKSMPEWTVCAGNPCKVLKARVITDN
- a CDS encoding acyltransferase family protein, which produces MVCFHINVGYLSKYADFVYSFHMPAFLLLSGLFLSLNNDLKPWFIKLFRGLVIPYVFFELLYVVCLYVIGRFGINFSNKIDELDISTISKFLFVNPIGAFWYFHTLIICTSIIYFIHKFVKLDLLSRTIIFLIISWCIDNFLISGFRFENSLFFIMGYFFSKSDFTIPPSLLSILAIVLIFFNGDHHRGNVESISTTILIISFLTAFYRYLPSTTFTKTFTYFGRNTLIIVLIHPIFINFFKMFQKFFYEFDNTLIIYSVVNSLLTISLCLLSAYVMDYIGISKVLFGKKIYSKYLA